A window from Pseudomonas alloputida encodes these proteins:
- a CDS encoding AAA family ATPase, giving the protein MSQALITALQNPALYPHPVEGFQLIETHISWVLLTGEYAYKIKKPMNFGFLDFTGLDQRQHFCNEELRLNQRLTEGLYLEVLPITGSVDAPQIGGEGEAIEYVLKMRQFPQGQMLNTLQANGELNATHIDQMARQIAEFHLQAPRVPMEHPLGTPESVMAPVEQNFEQIRPFLSDKADLQQLDALQAWARSSFERLQGLLEKRKANGFIRECHGDIHLGNATLIDGKVVIFDCIEFNEPFRLTDVYADTAFLAMDLEDRGLKCLARRFISQYLELTGDYEGLELLNFYKAYRALVRAKVALFSMPADADGVQRATTLRTYRNYANLAESYSAIPSRLLAITHGVSAVGKSHVAMRLVEALGAVRVRSDVERKRLFGEQPQADAGQLSTGIYDQDASAATYQRLHEVAATVLRAGFPVVLDATYLKREQRQAAADVASQTGVPFLILDCHAPEAVIASWLEQRQAENSDPSDATLEVIKAQQASREALDAQELVHSTRVDTQAAGSMDQVIEQIRQRLPGL; this is encoded by the coding sequence GTGAGCCAAGCTCTTATTACTGCGTTGCAGAACCCTGCCCTGTACCCTCACCCCGTGGAGGGGTTTCAGCTCATCGAGACGCATATCTCCTGGGTCCTGCTCACTGGCGAATACGCCTACAAGATCAAGAAACCGATGAATTTCGGCTTCCTGGACTTCACCGGACTGGACCAGCGCCAGCATTTCTGTAATGAAGAATTGCGCCTGAACCAACGCCTGACCGAAGGCCTGTACCTGGAAGTGTTGCCGATCACCGGTAGCGTCGACGCACCGCAGATCGGTGGCGAAGGTGAAGCCATCGAGTATGTGCTGAAGATGCGCCAGTTCCCCCAGGGCCAGATGCTCAACACCCTGCAGGCCAATGGCGAACTGAACGCCACGCACATCGACCAGATGGCCCGGCAGATTGCCGAGTTTCACCTGCAGGCCCCACGTGTGCCGATGGAGCACCCGCTGGGCACGCCAGAGAGCGTGATGGCCCCGGTGGAGCAGAACTTCGAGCAGATTCGCCCATTCCTCAGCGACAAAGCCGATCTGCAGCAACTCGACGCCCTGCAGGCCTGGGCCCGCAGCAGCTTCGAGCGCCTGCAAGGGCTGCTGGAAAAGCGCAAGGCCAATGGCTTCATCCGTGAGTGCCACGGTGACATCCACCTGGGCAACGCCACCTTGATCGATGGCAAGGTGGTGATCTTCGATTGCATCGAGTTCAACGAGCCTTTCCGACTGACCGACGTCTACGCCGACACCGCCTTCCTGGCCATGGACCTGGAAGACCGCGGCCTGAAGTGCCTGGCCCGGCGCTTCATCAGCCAGTACCTGGAACTGACGGGGGATTACGAAGGCCTGGAACTGCTCAACTTCTACAAAGCCTACCGCGCGCTCGTACGGGCCAAGGTCGCATTGTTCAGCATGCCGGCCGACGCTGATGGCGTTCAGCGTGCCACCACCCTGCGCACCTACCGCAACTACGCCAACCTGGCCGAAAGCTACAGCGCCATCCCGTCGCGCCTGCTGGCCATCACCCATGGCGTTTCGGCGGTGGGCAAAAGTCACGTGGCCATGCGCCTGGTCGAGGCCCTGGGTGCAGTGCGCGTGCGTTCGGACGTAGAGCGTAAGCGCCTGTTCGGCGAACAACCGCAGGCCGACGCCGGCCAGCTGAGTACCGGCATATACGACCAGGACGCCAGCGCAGCGACCTATCAGCGCCTGCACGAGGTAGCAGCGACCGTGCTGCGCGCCGGCTTCCCGGTGGTGCTGGACGCCACCTACCTCAAGCGTGAACAACGCCAGGCTGCAGCAGACGTTGCCAGCCAGACCGGCGTGCCGTTCCTCATCCTCGACTGTCACGCGCCAGAGGCGGTCATCGCCAGTTGGCTGGAGCAGCGCCAGGCCGAAAACAGCGACCCGTCGGATGCCACGCTGGAGGTGATCAAGGCTCAGCAGGCCAGCCGTGAGGCGCTGGATGCGCAGGAGCTGGTGCACAGCACCCGCGTCGATACCCAGGCTGCCGGCAGCATGGATCAGGTGATCGAGCAGATTCGCCAGCGGTTGCCTGGCCTGTAA
- a CDS encoding YqcC family protein, producing the protein MIEQRVLDIADHLLLIERELQVQGWWDDEPPSDEALASTVPFAVDTLSFEQWLQWIFLPRMKIIIELGHPLPNASSILVMAETVFTDRPEQSRELRRLLAAFDQLIAPSA; encoded by the coding sequence ATGATCGAGCAACGCGTGCTGGATATTGCCGACCACCTGCTCTTGATCGAGCGCGAGCTGCAGGTGCAAGGTTGGTGGGATGACGAGCCGCCAAGCGACGAGGCACTGGCCAGTACGGTGCCGTTCGCCGTGGATACCCTCAGTTTTGAGCAGTGGCTGCAATGGATCTTCCTGCCCCGCATGAAGATCATCATCGAGCTGGGGCACCCGCTGCCCAATGCATCGAGCATCCTTGTCATGGCCGAAACCGTGTTTACCGACCGGCCGGAGCAAAGTCGTGAGCTACGCCGCCTGTTGGCAGCTTTTGATCAATTGATCGCTCCTTCCGCCTGA
- the mrcB gene encoding penicillin-binding protein 1B produces the protein MTRTRNPRTPQKRPTGRSRAWLGWALKLSLVGLVIVAGFAVYLDAVVQEKFSGKRWTIPAKVYARPLELFTGQKLSKNDFLTELDALGYRRESAANGPGAASVNGNTVDLNTRGFQFYEGMEPAQFVRVRFSGDYVAGLSGANGKALDVVRLEPLMIGGIYPKNLEDRILIKIDQVPKYLLETLVATEDREFYSHFGVSPKSIVRAMWVNTSSGSMRQGGSTLTQQLVKNFYLSSERSLSRKLTEAMMAVLLELHYDKREILEAYLNEVFVGQDGQRAVHGFGLASQFFFSQPLSELKLHQIALLVGMVKGPSYYNPRRHPERALARRNLVLDLVAEQGVASQAEVDAAKKMPLGVTKRGSLADSSFPAFLDLVKRQLRQDYRDEDLTEEGLRIFTSFDPILQMKAETSMSETFKRLAGRKGADDVEAAMVVTNPETGEVQALIGSRQAGFAGFNRAIDAVRPIGSLVKPSVYLTALEQPSKYTLTSWVQDEPFSVKGADGQVWRPQNYDRRPHGTIYLYQGLANSYNLSTAKLGLEVGVPNVIKTIGRLGVNVDWPAFPAMLLGAGGMSPMQVATMYQTIANGGFNTPMRGIRSVLTAEGEPLKRYPFQIQQTFDPGAIYLVQNAMQRVMREGTGRSVYNTLPRSLTLAGKTGTSNDSRDSWFSGFSQDLLAVVWMGRDDNGKTPFTGATGALQVWTSFMKKADPLPLDMPQPDNVVQAWIDPYSGHGSDASCPGAVQMPYIRGSEPPAGAACGGEQDPVESVMDWVKGWMN, from the coding sequence ATGACCCGAACCCGAAATCCCCGCACCCCTCAGAAACGCCCGACCGGCCGCTCCCGCGCCTGGCTGGGCTGGGCTTTGAAGCTCAGCCTGGTTGGCCTGGTGATCGTTGCCGGCTTCGCGGTTTACCTCGATGCCGTCGTCCAGGAAAAGTTCTCCGGCAAGCGCTGGACCATCCCGGCCAAAGTGTATGCCCGACCGCTGGAGCTGTTCACCGGCCAGAAGTTGAGCAAGAACGACTTCCTCACCGAGCTCGATGCGCTCGGCTACCGTCGCGAAAGCGCGGCCAACGGCCCGGGCGCTGCGTCCGTCAACGGCAATACCGTCGACCTCAATACCCGTGGCTTCCAGTTCTACGAGGGCATGGAACCGGCGCAGTTCGTCCGCGTGCGCTTCTCTGGCGATTACGTTGCGGGCCTTTCCGGTGCCAACGGCAAGGCGCTTGACGTGGTGCGGCTGGAGCCGCTGATGATCGGCGGCATCTACCCGAAAAATCTCGAAGACCGCATCCTGATCAAGATCGATCAGGTACCCAAATATCTGCTCGAAACCTTGGTGGCAACGGAGGACCGCGAGTTCTACAGCCACTTCGGCGTGTCGCCAAAGTCCATCGTCCGGGCCATGTGGGTCAACACGTCGTCCGGCTCGATGCGCCAGGGTGGCAGTACCCTGACCCAGCAGTTGGTGAAGAACTTCTACCTCAGCAGCGAGCGCAGCCTCAGCCGCAAGCTGACCGAGGCGATGATGGCGGTCCTGCTCGAACTGCACTACGACAAACGCGAAATCCTTGAGGCCTACCTCAACGAGGTGTTCGTCGGCCAGGACGGTCAGCGCGCGGTGCACGGCTTTGGTCTGGCTAGCCAGTTCTTCTTCAGCCAGCCGCTGTCCGAGCTGAAACTGCATCAGATCGCCCTGCTGGTAGGCATGGTCAAAGGCCCGTCCTACTACAACCCGCGGCGTCACCCCGAGCGGGCCCTGGCTCGCCGCAACCTGGTGCTCGACCTGGTGGCCGAGCAGGGCGTGGCCAGCCAGGCAGAAGTCGATGCGGCGAAGAAAATGCCGCTGGGCGTGACCAAGCGTGGCAGCCTGGCCGACAGCTCGTTCCCAGCCTTCCTCGACCTGGTCAAGCGACAGTTGCGCCAGGATTACCGCGACGAGGACTTGACCGAAGAAGGCCTGCGCATCTTTACCAGCTTCGACCCTATCCTGCAGATGAAGGCCGAAACCTCGATGAGCGAGACCTTCAAGCGCCTGGCGGGCCGCAAGGGGGCAGACGATGTGGAAGCGGCGATGGTCGTGACCAACCCTGAGACCGGTGAAGTACAGGCGCTGATCGGTAGCCGCCAGGCAGGCTTCGCCGGCTTCAACCGGGCCATCGATGCTGTGCGGCCGATCGGCTCGTTGGTCAAGCCGTCGGTATACCTGACTGCGCTGGAGCAGCCGAGCAAGTACACCCTGACCAGTTGGGTGCAGGACGAGCCATTTTCGGTCAAGGGCGCTGACGGCCAAGTCTGGCGCCCGCAAAACTATGACCGCCGCCCGCATGGCACGATCTACCTGTACCAGGGGCTGGCCAACTCCTACAACCTGTCGACCGCCAAGCTCGGCCTGGAAGTGGGTGTGCCGAACGTGATCAAGACCATCGGTCGCTTGGGCGTGAATGTCGACTGGCCTGCATTCCCGGCCATGTTGCTGGGGGCAGGTGGCATGTCGCCGATGCAGGTGGCAACCATGTACCAGACCATCGCCAACGGTGGCTTCAACACGCCGATGCGCGGCATCCGCAGCGTGCTCACCGCCGAGGGCGAGCCGCTCAAGCGCTACCCGTTCCAGATCCAGCAAACCTTCGACCCAGGTGCCATTTACCTGGTGCAGAACGCCATGCAACGCGTAATGCGCGAAGGTACAGGGCGCTCGGTGTACAACACCTTGCCACGCTCGCTGACCCTGGCGGGCAAGACCGGTACCAGTAACGACTCGCGTGACAGCTGGTTCTCCGGCTTCAGTCAGGATCTGCTGGCCGTGGTGTGGATGGGGCGTGACGATAACGGCAAGACACCGTTTACCGGCGCCACCGGCGCCTTGCAGGTGTGGACCAGCTTCATGAAGAAGGCCGACCCGCTGCCGCTGGACATGCCGCAACCGGATAACGTGGTGCAGGCCTGGATCGACCCCTACAGTGGCCATGGGTCTGATGCCAGCTGTCCGGGAGCGGTGCAGATGCCGTATATTCGCGGGAGCGAACCGCCGGCCGGCGCAGCCTGTGGCGGCGAGCAGGACCCAGTAGAATCGGTAATGGACTGGGTCAAAGGCTGGATGAATTAA
- the pssA gene encoding CDP-diacylglycerol--serine O-phosphatidyltransferase: MSERPEEPNKPSDAESLLPVDEHVEEGHDAEGRKVRHRGIYLLPNLFTTANLFAGFYSIISSMSAQSALSAGDPREASKYFAFAAIAIFVAMVLDGLDGRVARMTNTQSAFGAEYDSLSDMVAFGVAPALLAFGWALGDMGKVGWMVAFIYVAGAALRLARFNTQVGTADKRYFIGLASPAAAGVVAGTVWAFSDYGIQGSKLSFLVALLVAAAGMLMVSNIKYNSFKELDLKGRVPFVAILAVVLVFAVVFSDPPRILLLIFLAYAASGPIQFLLKARRRKA; this comes from the coding sequence ATGAGCGAACGTCCCGAAGAGCCGAACAAGCCCTCCGACGCCGAAAGCCTGCTACCTGTCGATGAGCACGTTGAAGAAGGGCATGACGCCGAAGGCCGCAAGGTGCGCCACCGCGGCATCTACCTGTTGCCCAACCTGTTTACCACCGCCAACCTGTTTGCCGGTTTCTATTCCATCATCAGCTCGATGAGCGCACAGAGCGCCCTGAGTGCCGGCGACCCGCGCGAGGCGAGCAAGTACTTCGCTTTTGCCGCTATCGCCATCTTCGTGGCCATGGTGCTCGACGGCCTGGACGGCCGCGTTGCGCGCATGACCAATACCCAGAGTGCCTTCGGTGCCGAGTATGACTCGCTGTCGGATATGGTCGCCTTCGGCGTGGCCCCGGCTTTGCTGGCCTTCGGCTGGGCGCTGGGTGACATGGGCAAGGTCGGCTGGATGGTTGCCTTCATCTATGTGGCCGGTGCCGCGTTGCGCCTGGCGCGCTTCAATACCCAGGTCGGTACCGCCGACAAGCGCTACTTCATCGGCCTGGCCAGCCCGGCTGCCGCCGGTGTGGTGGCAGGCACCGTATGGGCGTTCAGCGACTACGGCATCCAGGGCTCCAAGCTGTCGTTCCTGGTCGCGCTGCTGGTGGCTGCTGCTGGCATGCTGATGGTCAGCAACATCAAGTACAACAGTTTCAAGGAGCTGGACCTCAAGGGGCGCGTCCCGTTCGTGGCGATCCTGGCGGTGGTGCTGGTGTTTGCCGTCGTGTTCAGCGACCCGCCGCGTATCCTGCTGTTGATCTTCCTTGCCTATGCAGCATCGGGGCCGATCCAGTTCCTGCTGAAGGCGCGCCGTCGCAAAGCGTGA
- the ilvC gene encoding ketol-acid reductoisomerase, with translation MKVFYDKDCDLSIIQGKKVAIIGYGSQGHAQACNLKDSGVDVTVGLRKGSATVAKAEAHGLKVADVATAVAAADLVMILTPDEFQGALYKNEIEPNIKKGATLAFSHGFSIHYNQVVPRADLDVIMIAPKAPGHTVRSEFVKGGGIPDLIAIYQDASGNAKNVALSYASGVGGGRTGIIETTFKDETETDLFGEQAVLCGGTVELVKAGFETLVEAGYAPEMAYFECLHELKLIVDLMYEGGIANMNYSISNNAEYGEYVTGPEVINEESRKAMRNALKRIQDGEYAKMFISEGATNYPSMTAKRRNNAAHGIEIIGEQLRSMMPWISANKIVDKTKN, from the coding sequence ATGAAAGTTTTCTACGATAAAGACTGCGACCTTTCCATCATCCAGGGTAAGAAAGTCGCCATCATCGGTTACGGCTCCCAGGGCCACGCTCAGGCGTGCAACCTGAAAGACTCCGGTGTAGACGTTACCGTCGGTCTGCGTAAAGGTTCGGCTACCGTTGCCAAGGCTGAAGCCCACGGCCTGAAAGTTGCCGACGTTGCTACCGCTGTCGCTGCGGCTGACCTGGTCATGATCCTGACCCCGGACGAGTTCCAGGGCGCTCTGTACAAGAACGAAATCGAGCCGAACATCAAGAAGGGCGCTACCCTGGCCTTCTCTCACGGCTTCTCGATCCACTACAACCAGGTTGTTCCGCGTGCCGACCTCGACGTGATCATGATCGCGCCGAAAGCCCCGGGCCACACCGTTCGCTCCGAGTTCGTCAAAGGCGGCGGCATCCCTGACCTGATCGCTATCTACCAGGACGCTTCCGGCAACGCCAAGAACGTCGCACTGTCCTATGCTTCGGGCGTAGGTGGTGGCCGTACCGGTATCATCGAAACCACCTTCAAGGACGAAACCGAAACCGACCTGTTCGGTGAGCAGGCTGTTCTGTGTGGCGGTACCGTCGAGCTGGTCAAAGCCGGTTTCGAAACCCTGGTCGAAGCTGGCTACGCGCCGGAAATGGCCTACTTCGAGTGCCTGCACGAGCTGAAGCTGATCGTAGACCTCATGTACGAAGGCGGCATCGCCAACATGAACTACTCGATCTCCAACAACGCCGAATACGGTGAGTACGTCACTGGCCCGGAAGTCATCAACGAAGAATCCCGCAAGGCCATGCGCAATGCTCTGAAGCGCATCCAGGACGGCGAGTACGCGAAGATGTTCATCTCCGAAGGTGCTACCAACTACCCATCGATGACCGCCAAGCGCCGCAACAACGCCGCTCACGGCATCGAGATCATCGGCGAGCAGCTGCGCTCGATGATGCCGTGGATCTCGGCTAACAAAATCGTCGACAAGACCAAGAACTAA
- the msrQ gene encoding protein-methionine-sulfoxide reductase heme-binding subunit MsrQ, with product MRYPWFRLAIFIVGCLFPVWWLYEAAMNLLGPDPGKIMMDRLGLGALTFLLVTLSMTPLQKLTGWSGWIVVRRQLGLWVFAYIVLHILCYLFFILGLDWGQLAVELRKRPYIIVGALGFLGLLVLAVTSNRYSQRRLGARWKKLHRLVYAVLGLGLLHFLWIVRSDLREWAIYAFIGAVLMVLRIPAVARALPKVAR from the coding sequence ATGCGTTACCCCTGGTTTCGCTTGGCCATCTTCATCGTAGGCTGCCTGTTCCCGGTGTGGTGGCTATATGAAGCGGCGATGAACCTGCTGGGGCCTGATCCCGGGAAGATCATGATGGATCGCCTTGGGCTTGGGGCGCTTACCTTCTTGTTGGTGACCTTGAGCATGACCCCACTGCAGAAGCTGACGGGCTGGTCTGGCTGGATCGTGGTTCGCCGGCAGCTGGGGTTGTGGGTGTTCGCTTATATAGTGCTGCACATCCTCTGTTACCTGTTCTTTATTCTTGGGCTGGATTGGGGGCAGTTGGCGGTGGAGCTGCGCAAGCGGCCGTACATTATCGTGGGGGCGCTGGGGTTCCTGGGTTTGCTGGTGCTGGCGGTCACCTCGAACCGGTACAGCCAACGGCGGCTTGGGGCGCGGTGGAAGAAGCTGCACAGGTTGGTGTATGCGGTGCTTGGGTTGGGCTTGTTGCATTTCCTGTGGATCGTGCGCTCGGACCTTCGTGAGTGGGCGATCTATGCGTTTATTGGGGCTGTGTTGATGGTATTGCGGATACCTGCTGTTGCGCGGGCGCTTCCCAAGGTTGCCAGGTAG
- the msrP gene encoding protein-methionine-sulfoxide reductase catalytic subunit MsrP codes for MLIKLPRSSECKASEITPEGIYLSRRTLLGGSLAGLALGALPGGVGAAQMSRYADVQAGAAPAWFTDKLAATRWQAVTVKDEAITPFKDATHYNNFYEFGPDKGDPAANGDSLKTEPWSIVVDGEVRKPGRYALEDFVKPYQLEERIYRLRCVEAWSMVIPWLGFPLAQVLKQVEPTSSARYVRFETLKDPQHMPGQRSGFALIDWPYREGLRLDEAMHPLAILAVGMYGRELPNQNGAPLRLVVPWKYGFKSIKSIVRISLVAEQPGTTWEGLAPDEYGFYANVNPTVDHPRWSQARERRLPSGLFSPNVRETQMFNGYADEVASLYTGLDLRKNY; via the coding sequence ATGCTTATCAAGCTTCCCAGGTCTTCCGAGTGCAAGGCGTCGGAGATCACCCCCGAAGGCATTTACCTTTCCCGTCGTACCCTGCTGGGTGGCTCATTGGCTGGCTTGGCGCTAGGCGCATTGCCGGGCGGGGTGGGCGCGGCGCAAATGTCGCGTTATGCCGATGTGCAGGCTGGGGCCGCGCCGGCCTGGTTCACTGACAAGCTCGCGGCCACGCGCTGGCAGGCGGTGACGGTGAAGGACGAGGCGATCACGCCGTTCAAGGATGCCACTCACTACAACAACTTCTACGAGTTCGGGCCCGACAAGGGCGACCCGGCGGCCAATGGCGACAGCCTGAAGACCGAACCGTGGTCCATTGTGGTGGATGGTGAGGTGCGCAAGCCCGGACGCTATGCACTGGAGGACTTCGTCAAACCCTATCAGCTTGAGGAGCGGATCTATCGGCTGCGCTGCGTAGAGGCGTGGTCGATGGTCATTCCGTGGCTGGGGTTCCCTTTGGCTCAGGTGCTCAAGCAGGTTGAGCCGACTTCCAGTGCGCGTTATGTGCGTTTCGAAACGCTGAAGGATCCGCAGCATATGCCGGGGCAACGTTCTGGCTTCGCCTTGATCGACTGGCCTTATAGAGAAGGGTTGCGCCTGGATGAGGCGATGCACCCGTTGGCAATTCTCGCGGTGGGTATGTACGGCCGGGAACTGCCCAACCAGAACGGTGCGCCGTTGCGTTTGGTGGTGCCTTGGAAGTATGGCTTCAAGAGCATCAAGTCGATTGTGCGCATCAGCCTGGTAGCGGAGCAGCCCGGTACTACCTGGGAAGGGCTGGCGCCGGATGAATATGGTTTCTATGCCAATGTGAACCCGACAGTCGACCACCCGCGCTGGAGCCAGGCGCGCGAACGTCGTTTGCCCAGCGGGTTGTTCAGCCCCAACGTGCGGGAGACACAGATGTTCAATGGCTATGCCGATGAAGTGGCGTCGCTGTATACCGGGCTCGATCTGCGGAAGAACTACTGA
- the ilvN gene encoding acetolactate synthase small subunit: MRHIISLLLENEPGALSRVVGLFSQRNYNIESLTVAPTEDPTLSRLTLTTVGHDEVIEQITKNLNKLVEVVKLVDLSESAHIERELMLVKVKATGAQRAEIKRTTDIFRGQIVDVTASVYTVQLSGTSDKLDSFIQAIGTASILETVRSGVTGIARGDKVLSI, from the coding sequence ATGCGGCACATCATTTCCCTGCTGCTGGAAAACGAACCAGGTGCGTTGTCCCGCGTGGTCGGCCTGTTCTCCCAGCGCAACTACAACATTGAAAGCCTGACTGTAGCGCCAACCGAAGACCCGACCCTGTCGCGTCTGACGCTGACCACCGTTGGCCATGACGAAGTGATCGAACAGATCACCAAGAACCTGAACAAGCTGGTCGAAGTGGTCAAGCTTGTCGACCTGTCGGAAAGCGCTCACATCGAGCGTGAACTGATGTTGGTCAAGGTCAAGGCCACCGGTGCCCAGCGTGCCGAGATCAAGCGCACCACGGATATCTTCCGTGGCCAGATCGTCGACGTGACCGCCAGCGTGTACACCGTGCAGCTGAGCGGTACCAGCGACAAACTGGACAGCTTCATCCAGGCGATCGGCACTGCATCGATTCTGGAAACCGTGCGCAGCGGCGTTACCGGCATTGCCCGTGGCGACAAAGTGCTCAGCATCTAA
- a CDS encoding tetratricopeptide repeat protein — MRCDVNKWLFPAVTALAVLQGCSSVPRGNIPVVDSSTRVSNSERVTANRSAGGYNAGTAQAQTLPEDSGVTVMIPQGAGASGIQTFPASNGAAPISTSPITPGPISTGPVSSAPMTTNPNPIADEPFDIAAMNSTPQSASAPTGIPRSAAAGGLSADEQLDGPVLALLTTAQTQQGSGDFNGAASSLERAQRIAPREPQVLYRLAQVRLSQGDAAQAEQLARRALTYANGRPSLQAELWNTIAQAREKQGDSAGAALARQKARVNS, encoded by the coding sequence ATGAGGTGTGATGTGAACAAGTGGCTGTTTCCTGCCGTGACGGCGTTGGCTGTGCTCCAGGGGTGCTCCAGCGTCCCGCGTGGCAATATTCCGGTGGTCGATTCGAGCACCCGCGTGTCCAACAGCGAACGCGTGACGGCCAACCGCTCGGCGGGTGGCTATAACGCCGGCACCGCCCAGGCGCAGACGCTGCCGGAGGATTCCGGTGTCACCGTGATGATCCCGCAGGGCGCAGGCGCTTCGGGCATCCAGACGTTCCCGGCGTCCAATGGCGCCGCGCCGATCAGTACCTCGCCGATCACGCCAGGGCCGATCAGTACAGGGCCTGTCAGTTCGGCGCCGATGACCACCAATCCCAACCCGATTGCCGACGAACCCTTCGACATCGCTGCGATGAACAGCACCCCGCAAAGCGCCAGTGCGCCAACCGGTATTCCGCGCAGCGCCGCCGCCGGCGGCCTGTCGGCCGACGAGCAGCTGGACGGTCCTGTGCTGGCACTGTTGACCACCGCGCAGACGCAGCAGGGCAGCGGCGACTTCAACGGTGCCGCTTCGAGCCTTGAACGTGCCCAGCGCATTGCTCCGCGTGAGCCGCAGGTGCTGTATCGCCTGGCCCAGGTGCGCCTTTCGCAAGGTGATGCAGCGCAGGCCGAGCAGTTGGCGCGCCGCGCCCTGACTTACGCCAACGGCCGCCCAAGCCTGCAGGCAGAGCTTTGGAACACGATCGCCCAGGCCCGTGAAAAGCAGGGTGACAGCGCTGGGGCTGCGCTGGCCCGGCAAAAGGCGCGGGTCAATTCGTGA
- a CDS encoding acetolactate synthase 3 large subunit, whose amino-acid sequence MELLSGAEMVVRFLRDEGVKHIYGYPGGALLHVYDALFKEPEVEHILVRHEQAATHMADGYARATGKAGVVLVTSGPGATNAITGIATAYMDSIPMVILSGQVPSTMVGTDAFQETDMIGISRPIVKHSFMIKNPTEIPEVLKKAFYLAQSGRPGPVVVDIPKDMTNPAEKFEYVYPKKVKLRSYSPAVRGHSGQIRKAAEMLLAAKRPVVYSGGGVILGGGSEALTEIAKSLNLPVTNTLMGLGGFPGTDRQFLGMLGMHGSYTANMAMHHADVIFAVGARFDDRVVNGPAKFCPNAKIIHIDIDPASISKMIKADVPIVGPVDSVLSEMLGILKEIGEQPDKAALDAWWKQIDEWRGNGELFPYDKGDGNVIKPQKVIETLCEVTNGDAFVTSDVGQHQMFAAQYYRFNKPNRWINSGGLGTMGFGFPAAMGVKLNFPDQDVACVTGEGSIQMNIQELSTCMQYGLPVKIVNLNNGVLGMVRQWQDMAYNGRHSHSYVESLPDFIKLAEAYGHVGIRITSLKDLKPKLEEAFAMKDRLVFIDIAVDRSEHVYPMQIKDGSMRDMWLSKTERT is encoded by the coding sequence GTGGAGCTTTTATCTGGCGCTGAGATGGTCGTCCGCTTCTTGCGTGACGAAGGCGTTAAGCACATCTACGGGTACCCTGGTGGTGCTCTCCTGCATGTTTACGACGCACTGTTCAAAGAACCGGAAGTGGAACACATCCTGGTTCGTCACGAGCAGGCGGCCACCCATATGGCGGACGGCTACGCTCGCGCCACCGGCAAGGCCGGTGTGGTGCTGGTAACCTCCGGTCCTGGCGCGACCAATGCCATTACCGGTATTGCCACCGCCTACATGGACTCGATTCCGATGGTCATCCTGTCCGGCCAGGTGCCTAGCACCATGGTGGGCACCGATGCCTTCCAGGAAACCGACATGATTGGTATCTCGCGGCCGATCGTGAAGCACAGCTTCATGATCAAGAATCCGACCGAGATCCCTGAAGTTCTGAAAAAAGCTTTCTACCTGGCGCAATCCGGTCGTCCAGGTCCAGTCGTGGTCGACATTCCAAAAGATATGACCAACCCGGCTGAGAAGTTCGAATACGTCTACCCGAAAAAGGTCAAGCTGCGCTCCTACAGCCCGGCGGTCCGCGGTCACTCCGGCCAGATCCGCAAGGCTGCCGAGATGCTTCTGGCGGCCAAGCGCCCGGTCGTCTACTCCGGTGGCGGTGTGATCCTCGGCGGTGGCTCCGAAGCCCTGACTGAAATCGCCAAGTCGCTGAACCTGCCGGTCACCAATACCCTGATGGGGTTGGGTGGCTTCCCGGGTACCGACCGCCAGTTCCTCGGCATGCTCGGCATGCATGGCAGCTACACCGCCAACATGGCCATGCATCATGCCGATGTCATCTTTGCCGTCGGTGCGCGTTTCGACGACCGCGTTGTAAACGGCCCGGCCAAGTTCTGCCCGAACGCCAAGATCATTCACATCGACATCGACCCGGCGTCGATCTCGAAGATGATCAAGGCCGACGTGCCAATCGTCGGCCCGGTCGACAGCGTGCTCAGCGAAATGCTCGGCATCCTCAAGGAAATCGGCGAGCAGCCTGACAAGGCGGCGCTGGATGCCTGGTGGAAGCAGATTGACGAATGGCGTGGCAATGGCGAGTTGTTCCCTTACGACAAGGGCGATGGCAACGTCATCAAACCGCAGAAAGTCATCGAGACACTGTGCGAAGTGACCAATGGCGATGCCTTCGTCACTTCCGACGTGGGCCAGCACCAGATGTTTGCCGCGCAGTACTACCGCTTCAACAAGCCAAACCGCTGGATCAACTCCGGTGGCCTGGGCACCATGGGCTTCGGCTTCCCGGCGGCGATGGGCGTCAAGCTCAACTTCCCGGATCAGGACGTGGCCTGTGTGACCGGCGAAGGCAGCATCCAGATGAACATCCAGGAGCTGTCCACCTGCATGCAATACGGCCTGCCGGTGAAGATCGTCAACCTGAACAACGGCGTGTTGGGCATGGTCCGCCAGTGGCAGGACATGGCCTACAACGGTCGTCACTCGCACTCGTACGTCGAGTCGCTGCCTGACTTTATCAAGCTGGCTGAGGCCTATGGCCATGTGGGTATCCGCATCACCAGCCTGAAGGACCTCAAGCCGAAGCTGGAAGAAGCGTTTGCGATGAAGGACCGTCTGGTGTTCATCGACATCGCGGTTGACCGCAGTGAGCACGTCTATCCGATGCAGATCAAGGATGGCTCGATGCGTGACATGTGGCTGAGCAAGACGGAGCGTACCTGA